The following coding sequences are from one Thamnophis elegans isolate rThaEle1 chromosome 5, rThaEle1.pri, whole genome shotgun sequence window:
- the SARS1 gene encoding LOW QUALITY PROTEIN: serine--tRNA ligase, cytoplasmic (The sequence of the model RefSeq protein was modified relative to this genomic sequence to represent the inferred CDS: inserted 2 bases in 2 codons; deleted 1 base in 1 codon), with amino-acid sequence MVLDLDLFRTDKGGDPELVREMQLKRSRTRLSDALVAADGAWRDCRFRADNLNKLKNLCSKTIGEKMKKKEPVGNSDEIPDHAQNLDELTVDILTSLQVSQIKKIRXLIDEAILKCDEERLKLEAERFENLREIGNLXHPSVPISNDEDVDNKEERVWGDCTERKKYSHVDLVVMVDGYEGEKGAVVAGSRGYFLKGPLVFLEQALIQYALQTLLSQGYTPVYTPFFMRKEVMQEVAQLSQFDEELYKVLGKGSEKSDDNTVDEKYLIATSEQPIAALHRDEWLKPEDLPIKYAGLSTCFRQEVGSHGRDTRGIFRVHQFEKIEQFVYASPHDNKSWEMFDEMISIAEEFYQSLGIPYHIVNIVSGSLNHAASKKLDLEAWFPGSGAFRELVSCSNCTDYQARRLRIRYGQTKKMMDKVEFVHMLNATMCATTRTICAILENYQTEEGIIVPDKLKNFMPPGLKEMIKFVKPAPIDKEFSKKQKKQHEGGKTKSAGGDCALEGKMQSMDVNSP; translated from the exons T GCAGATTCCGGGCAGACAACCTGAACAAACTGAAGAACTTGTGCAGCAAAACCATAGGAGAAAAAATGAAG AAGAAGGAACCTGTGGGTAACAGTGACGAAATACCAGATCATGCACAAAATCTTGACGAACTCACAGTAGACATCTTAACA AGTCTTCAAGTTAGCCAAATCAAGAAAATCC CTCTTATTGATGAAGCGATCCTGAAATGTGATGAAGAACGTTTGAAACTGGAAGCAGAACGCTTTGAAAATCTCCGAGAAATTGGAAATC CTCATCCCTCTGTGCCAATCAGCAATGATGAG GATGTAGATAATAAAGAAGAGAGAGTATGGGGAGACTGCACTGAGAGGAAGAAGTACTCTCACGTGGATCTGGTTGTCATGGTGGATGGCTATGAGGGAGAAAAAGGAGCTGTTGTAGCTGGAAGCCGAGGATACTTCCTTAAG GGACCTTTGGTTTTTCTAGAGCAAGCCCTCATTCAGTATGCCCTGCAGACACTGCTTAGCCAGGGATACACCCCAGTTTATACACCCTTTTTCATGAGAAAAGAAGTGATGCAGGAAGTGGCCCAGCTAAGTCAGTTTGATGAAGAGCTCTACAAG GTCCTGGGAAAAGGGAGTGAGAAGAGTGATGATAATACCGTTGATGAAAAATATCTAATTGCTACATCTGAGCAGCCAATTGCAGCACTTCACAGGGATGAATGGCTGAAGCCAGAAGATTTACCCATAAAATATGCTGGGCTGTCTACTTGCTTCCGCCAGGAAGTGGGCTCTCATGGTCGTGATACCAGAGGCATTTTCAGAGTACATCAGTTTGAAAAG ATCGAGCAGTTTGTCTATGCATCACCACATGATAATAAATCTTGGGAAATGTTTGATGAGATGATTTCCATTGCTGAAGAGTTCTACCAGTCACTGGGCATCCCTTATCACATTGTGAATATTGTCTCAG GTTCCTTAAATCATGCTGCTAGTAAGAAACTGGATCTGGAAGCATGGTTCCCAGGTTCTGGCGCTTTCCGTGAGCTTGTTTCTTGTTCAAACTGTACTGATTACCAAGCACGTCGGTTACGGATACGCTATGGCCAAACCAAAAAGATGATGGATAAA GTGGAATTTGTACATATGCTTAATGCCACCATGTGTGCTACAACACGGACTATATGTGCTATTCTGGAGAATTACCAGACAGAAGAAGGAATCATTGTACCAGATAAATTGAAGAATTTCATGCCACCAG GTCTAAAGGAAATGATAAAATTTGTGAAACCTGCACCTATAGATAAAGAATTTtctaaaaagcaaaagaaacagcACGAAGGAGGCAAAACGAAGTCAGCTGGTGGAGACTGTGCTCTAGAAGGGAAGATGCAAAGCATGGATGTGAACAGCCCCTGA